One Insulibacter thermoxylanivorax genomic window, CCGCCGGTAATCGTATTGATCACATAGACCACACCAGCAAGTACGTTTAGAAAACCCATCGTGATCGCAATGGACTTCAGCGTCGGGCGGTATCCTTCCACCCAGACCATGTAGAGTACCGCCAACATGATCGCAATATGCGCCGCAAAAAATTCAATAAACCGATAATGAGGAAAATCATAATACAGCACCGGAGTGAGCAAGGCCTGCAAGGCGCCGCCGATCCCTGTGAAATAGACGATTTGAAAAATCGCCCGACTTCTCCAGATCAGCATCACCACACACATATACAAGGAGATCGTACACAGCTCCAATGGCAAAGTATCTTTGACATTATAGATGCCTTCGGTGACATACCATAAATTCAAAGAGAGCTCGCATAGGATGAGCACGACGGCCAAGGCCGCTCGAGTCAACCTCCACCTGCGATTCGATTGCGAGATCCACCGCCGCCCGGCATATAAAGTTA contains:
- a CDS encoding YwaF family protein, which translates into the protein MRDWLDAYSSHTFTAYSASHLAALGIMAALLLTLYAGRRWISQSNRRWRLTRAALAVVLILCELSLNLWYVTEGIYNVKDTLPLELCTISLYMCVVMLIWRSRAIFQIVYFTGIGGALQALLTPVLYYDFPHYRFIEFFAAHIAIMLAVLYMVWVEGYRPTLKSIAITMGFLNVLAGVVYVINTITGGNYMFVSRKPDTPSLLDLLGPHPWYILSLEVVAVVLFLLLYLPFTWKRKAARELDA